A region of the Arctopsyche grandis isolate Sample6627 chromosome 10, ASM5162203v2, whole genome shotgun sequence genome:
aaagcatatttcaagtgaaaatatcactagtgaaaatatattttaccaattcaagcagtgaaaatgtatctaacaatgaatttacaacgtttaactctataaatttaaccgtaacaacccaatcttaaatgaatagggccaacccttacttaatctaacctatcctaacccaaaTAAtatcaaccctaacaatctaatcttaaatgaataaaaccaaccctaaaaatgtaactggttatgatttcactgaaacgtcagtgaaaatatattttcacttgaaatataatttcactgtgacatatataaaaaaaaactttgatggTGAGTTTAATTCATAGCTGATACAACGAATAACGATTATTACGAGGAAATGTTTTCAGTCCtttgaattgtacatatataatatgtttttcaaaaagaatatgaaatattataatataggaCAGTCGTTATATGAAAACAAAGtgttaaatattgaataatatatgtactagaCATTCtgttaattgttttaataataatcagtAAAATCACATTTATacttaaaaatcaatatcaaacTGATATGGTTGGATAGTGTTATTGACATTAATCATGTCTTTGATACGTGTCGAGCAAACCAGGATCAACAAGCAAGTGCACCTCGACGCCATTATGTATATCTTTCTTCTATCTTCTGGGTCGCAAAAGTCAAAGTCCTCGTTTTCTATAACCATAATGACAACCTTAAACTCGAGTCCCTTCACTCGCAGCACCCAAGGTACCAAAAACTCCATGGGATTACAATCTGTGAGGAACTCCTCGACGTACGTGACTGCGTTTGGGTGATACACACTGTTGGAGACGAAATGACTGCTTATGGCCTTGTTGATGTTCTGGGGAAGATACAAGTCAGTGATTATGAAGGGAAGGACACACAAATCATTAGGCTTTATTCCCTTCGCCGAATGCAAATCAATGACGGCCCTTATCAGACCGTTGAAGACCTTTGAACTGAAAATACTTGGACTTGGTGGATCTCCAGGTATCACGTCGGCATTTACCCAGAGTATCGGAGGTCCTTTTATATTGTGGCCTATTTCTAAATTGTTCAAATAAAAGTCTGAGAGTTTGGCAGCTGCTGGAATGGTCGGTAGTGGGTTTTTATAAAAAGAACTGAACGTTTTGTAAATGGTTTCAGTGTTTCTTATGACTCTCGTCAATCTCACTGTGGGTACTTTGAGTAAGTTTGGCGAATGTTTCGGTATGAACATGGTAGCTTGATTTATATCTACCAAGTACCACAAATCTCCGAAGATCAAACTCTCCTCAATTTTTGTCACAATTTTGACTATTTCGTCCCGTTCTATCTTATATTCTACTCCAGAGTTTTGGGTGTGGTTTTTATCGTACTTTTCTTCTACGAATTTGTAGTTTTCGTCGTAATTTCTCAGTCGGCATTTTTCTATGTCACCAAAAGTGTTTGAAACTATCTTCTCTTCGAAAGCAAGACATATAGCTTCACATTCGTCCATAAATATGTGACGATACTTCATTTGATTGTGTAGAAGGAACCGATCGTTAGATATGGCGAATCTTATTGTATCCACATATTCCGAAATCTTCAACTTTTCCAATCTCATTCTGAAGTCGACCCTGAAACAATTTCAAACGTTCAATCAGTAATCTGAAATTTtggttgtaaaaaaaaacatccagTAGAATATTTACCTTATTCCTGGCCAATAGCAAATATATAGAGCTCTgttatttatgtttaataaaCCACAGTCGTATAGAAATCTCAATCTGTGCAAAACTAAAAGAGTTTTTCCAGTTCCTGCTGCTCCATGGACGATAGTAGGTGATCCACATTTTAGAGGTTTGTTGTACAACAATTCCAACTGCTCTTGAGACAGCAATGCCAACATCCCATCTCGAATTTCATTTACAAATATTCCACAGCTCAATACAACGAATCTATGTAAAACAACAAACAAAAAGTATAAAGAAATCGTGCTAAAAATAAACAACGTGGAACGTACCTCTTTAAAAGTGCATCAAAATGATTTCTTTCTATACATTTTCCCTTGATGATATTCTCAAAGAACCATTCGTCAAATTTCTTCTGATCTGAAATAGTGCAAAAGAACACGTGCTGATCTGATTCCTTTTCCCATCGTTTTACTTTGCCACCTTTGGGATCGGTTGTCCACATTGATAAGAAAGGCCAAAACAAGTAGCAGTGCACTTTGTCAACTGGTACTTCACACATATTCTTCAACATTTCCACATGATCTCTGAGCTGATGCTGGCCACATCTTTTGTTGTTCTTTATTGTATTAGCATCACTAATCTTGTAGTTCAACGTTGAATCATCACACGTTGACTTCACTTCTATCAAGGACACGAAATGTTTCCCTAAacatataaataagaaaattggATAATATATCTCGAAAATTTGAGCCCAATGGTTCAATAAATGGAATAGATTAAACTTTAGTTTGGTTAGCATCAATTAcgctgttcgacaaatgatgactttttttggttcagagacgagatatgacttttcttatagatatatgcccagtaaatacgaatctggtaataaaaaatgttgattggcttgagattcggagatatttgtgttttttaaatcgcgcgatttttctatatcttggtgttgttcggtcgatgtctcaaaatctgtcaattttctgttcaaaatgaatattggaatctatagtcgggtattttatctttcatttgtagtacttttcagcgtTCAAATCTTTCTAAgcagtcgtccagttcaaatcaaaagtcaaaagtacatattttcatttgggattttttcccactattaatactattttatattgagtattttctattgaaacatatttattgggatagaGTTCAggctacattattttttgttttcgtttaaaagggttaattggaattgtgctgaattttaaatcggtaaaattgcgagctaaaagctcgtactagtatttactcgtatttacacgaatatgcattgaattaatagggataatatattaaattgtctttataagagaattaaataaaattccacttcatatttcgactattctttggattaaaaaaaattctattgataaatggcttacctcgataaaataaatgaatttttgtggacgactacttagagaagtttgaaaactgaaaagtactacaaatgaaagataaaatacccgactataaattccaatattaattttgaacagaacattgacagattttgagacatcgaccgaacaacaccaagacatagaaaaatcgcgcgatttaaaaacacacatatctcctaatatcgagccaatcaacattttttattaccagattcgtatttactgggcatagatctataagaaaagttatatctcgtctctgaagcatttttcgtgtcgaacagtctTATTTGACTTgttattggaaaattttaaaacttaaCTCCATCTTATTATAGTATACAAACAAGAGACTGGTTTTGAAGCGTAAATATTTGAACGCGCttaaaagcaaacaaaaaaattattagcGACTTCGCACATTTTCATATGGTTATCCCTTCTTCAATGAacacagtggcgtagcgtgaattcctggtgccccccgcaaaatattttaaggcgccccccccccccccccatatattcatattatttacttacagcaaaataactttccaaattaataatttataccttttttacgtatctatatatcgaagtgcattcaTAGtataatctggacgaccaaaaagcagtgcacaatctgtttaaagtaactgatggtgaattttccttaaaaacttcccacctgttaatggtgacagcgaaaaatttataaatttta
Encoded here:
- the LOC143917848 gene encoding uncharacterized protein LOC143917848 isoform X1; the protein is MSSCWDKEINADTIYLPAESQYSLGESVGVPIDEGIRDYINREFPASSDESSKIVCYSIPSRFIEHGEPQACQAEFETYKRFCNVKLPTDDASSASMWQACFQGISYAGRSYRGIREGQLTMREHDLVVFTIHQGKHFVSLIEVKSTCDDSTLNYKISDANTIKNNKRCGQHQLRDHVEMLKNMCEVPVDKVHCYLFWPFLSMWTTDPKGGKVKRWEKESDQHVFFCTISDQKKFDEWFFENIIKGKCIERNHFDALLKRFVVLSCGIFVNEIRDGMLALLSQEQLELLYNKPLKCGSPTIVHGAAGTGKTLLVLHRLRFLYDCGLLNINNRALYICYWPGIRVDFRMRLEKLKISEYVDTIRFAISNDRFLLHNQMKYRHIFMDECEAICLAFEEKIVSNTFGDIEKCRLRNYDENYKFVEEKYDKNHTQNSGVEYKIERDEIVKIVTKIEESLIFGDLWYLVDINQATMFIPKHSPNLLKVPTVRLTRVIRNTETIYKTFSSFYKNPLPTIPAAAKLSDFYLNNLEIGHNIKGPPILWVNADVIPGDPPSPSIFSSKVFNGLIRAVIDLHSAKGIKPNDLCVLPFIITDLYLPQNINKAISSHFVSNSVYHPNAVTYVEEFLTDCNPMEFLVPWVLRVKGLEFKVVIMVIENEDFDFCDPEDRRKIYIMASRCTCLLILVCSTRIKDMINVNNTIQPYQFDIDF
- the LOC143917848 gene encoding uncharacterized protein LOC143917848 isoform X2 → MSSCWDKEINADTIYLPAESQYSLGESVGVPIDEGIRDYINREFPASSDESSKIVCYSIPSRFIEHGEPQACQAEFETYKRFCNVKLPTDDASSASMWQACFQGISYAGRSYRGIREGQLTMREHDLVVFTIHQGKHFVSLIEVKSTCDDSTLNYKISDANTIKNNKRCGQHQLRDHVEMLKNMCEVPVDKVHCYLFWPFLSMWTTDPKGGKVKRWEKESDQHVFFCTISDQKKFDEWFFENIIKGKCIERNHFDALLKRFVVLSCGIFVNEIRDGMLALLSQEQLELLYNKPLKCGSPTIVHGAAGTGKTLLVLHRLRFLYDCGLLNINNRALYICYWPGIRVDFRMRLEKLKISEYVDTIRFAISNDRFLLHNQMKYRHIFMDECEAICLAFEEKIVSNTFGDIEKCRLRNYDENYKFVEEKYDKNHTQNSGVEYKIERDEIVKIVTKIEESLIFGDLWYLVDINQATMFIPKHSPNLLKVPTVRLTRVIRNTETIYKTFSSFYKNPLPTIPAAAKLSDFYLNNLEIGHNIKGPPILWVNADVIPGDPPSPSIFSSKNINKAISSHFVSNSVYHPNAVTYVEEFLTDCNPMEFLVPWVLRVKGLEFKVVIMVIENEDFDFCDPEDRRKIYIMASRCTCLLILVCSTRIKDMINVNNTIQPYQFDIDF